A genomic window from Montipora capricornis isolate CH-2021 chromosome 8, ASM3666992v2, whole genome shotgun sequence includes:
- the LOC138060380 gene encoding uncharacterized protein, producing the protein MSNSISAFYLQMVVFVVSREIIGIENTLGSRSGDDIIKDCNGILYRLMIDSGEPPFPETACDIKQKVIHCFERSNGSGHLLDCDRFLLVQSSIVDEALMCPGLNYKKLQENIQNSTFVKRLFTKYQTVARHSNSSSEDCAVDIHQSCEKKIFEQMVVNHYPWPKTTKWRNCYEDAVRRRSCPAAILQNYSSLQEHFGERLRALEYLLGLFGIFMNDRNQQPCK; encoded by the exons ATGAGTAACAGTATTTCCGCGTTTTACCTTCAAATGGTGGTTTTCGTTGTCAGCAGAGAAATCATAGGAATAGAAAACACACTAGGGAGTCGATCAGGCGATGACATAATCAAAGACTGTAATGGCATTTTGTACCGTCTAATGATCGATTCTGGTGAACCgccatttcccgaaacagcatGTGATATCAAACAG AAAGTAATACACTGTTTTGAGAGGAGCAACGGTTCTGGACATCTTCTGGATTGCGACCGTTTCCTGCTGGTGCAGTCGTCGATAGTAGACGAGGCACTAATGTGCCCTGGCCTCAACTACAAGAAACTACAGGAAAACATTCAGAACTCAA cttttgttAAAAGATTGTTTACTAAATATCAAACAG TCGCGCGGCATTCCAATTCAAGTTCCGAAGATTGCGCTGTCGATATACACCAGAGTTGTGAGAAAAAGATATTTGAGCAGATGGTAGTAAACCACTACCCCTGGCCTAAGACAACAAAATGGAGAAACTGTTACGAAGATGCTGTGAGGAGGAGGTCGTGTCCAGCAGCTATTCTTCAGAATTACTCCAGCTTACAAGAGCACTTTGGAGAGCGTTTAAGAGCACTAGAATACCTTTTGGGATTATTTGGGATATTTATGAATGACCGCAACCAGCAAccatgtaaataa